In a genomic window of Sporosarcina trichiuri:
- a CDS encoding transposase → MAEPKVKMYVSITNQQIMQYPDDSPYEFAVEIPKSYLEIFEHLFAQTNELEFRNFLRAHLPYVPYHYDRDNHHVDRRLYKMYALVHEFTDEESKAFIEELPFFRQPVKTR, encoded by the coding sequence TTGGCGGAACCGAAAGTGAAGATGTATGTATCTATCACGAACCAGCAGATCATGCAGTATCCGGATGATTCACCCTATGAATTCGCGGTGGAGATACCGAAGTCATATCTGGAAATCTTTGAGCACCTCTTTGCTCAGACGAATGAATTGGAATTCAGGAATTTCCTGCGGGCGCACCTGCCGTATGTTCCTTATCATTACGATCGGGACAACCATCACGTTGACCGCCGGCTCTACAAGATGTATGCCCTCGTCCATGAATTCACAGACGAGGAATCGAAGGCATTCATTGAAGAACTGCCGTTTTTCAGACAGCCTGTGAAGACTCGCTGA